In Phragmites australis chromosome 18, lpPhrAust1.1, whole genome shotgun sequence, the genomic window TGATCAGCTTCTGCGACATAAAAAGCGCAGTTGCTAACTCCTTGTTTTACACCCTCCTGCTTAAACTGGTTAGAGTTAGTCATGGCTATCTTACTGTGGTGTTCCCTAGCGTTAGGTTAGAGCAAGGAGTTCCCTATAAGCCTTTTCATCATCATGATTTAGACAAGACTCGCACTACTTCTAACATCGGTCTTCATAACAAAGCTCTTGCTCCTTCCGAGCAATTGGGGGATCTGATAAGCTTTGATGGAGATGCCAGTGGAAAGGAGGATAATGGAGACGCCAATAGTCCGGAGGGTAAGGAGCCATCCTTTGACGATGACTTGATGGGGCTTCTAGACACCCCACCGGGCAGTGTTAAGAAAATTGATCACATGATCAAGGCCAACTTATCAGGGTTTTCAGGTCAGGAGGGACGCCATAGTTTAACTGTTAGTAGTAATAGTGTAAGCAGGAGGAGGTTGCATGGAGGCAATGAAGTTCTCTGAGCTTGACGTCACCCTCGAGCATGTGTACATTGGAGGACCAATGCCACCTGTGTAGCTGTGTCGTACCTGCTGAAGCAGTTCCTACTAATATACTGCATCAGCACCAGTATTTGCCTTGTGAACAAGTAAAAGAACTCCGTACCAAATGTTTGTATCTTGTGTGGCCATGGCATGTAAGATTTTAAATACACCTGGGTATTGTAAGTCCATGTGATGATGCCTAGAATTTCTGTCTGGTGACAGCTTCGTGGTGTCTAGTAATGTATGAGTTGTTTTATGTGAGTGACAGAATTCGTGTGGCTGGTTGATGCTGATGAGTTCTTACGCAGCTCTGAATGTGGAAACGGTGTTGTACGAGGAAGTGAGATTTGGGCTACAAATCAAATTTCTTGCCTGCAACCTGACTTCTACTTTATCTTGTTTAATCTCACGATGGCATCTCTCATGATATGGTACGATATGTTCATGACAGGAGTGCTTGAATGTAATCTTATTGTTTGTTTCTCATTGCGTTACTACCAACCTTGCTTTTCAGCTAGGAAATCCTTGCTTTTGAACCATAGATGTCATGATACCACATTTTAAAGTTCAGGGATTGAGATAACAGGTCTTACGACTGGAGGGGCTAAAATATGTCACACCATATAGACCTACAATGAGCTAAGGATCAACAATGCAAGTTCCCCAGAGAAACTCGGAAGAACCAACGTAATCATCAATATAGCAGGAGAACGGATTCAAACAATCATTTGTAGAAGCCAGCAAACCTCCGGTCAATAGAGGCTTTCCTATCACACTGCAAACCTCCAGCAAGAACCTTCCTTTCCTAGCAAAATTGTCTACATATGCATCACCCGAACCTTTGCAAACATCAACTCGCATTTCTGCTGTTCTTACGATGGTGATTATTCATGTCAGCGAGTCTAGAACTCTGGATAACACACCCTCCTAGAATGAATCACTGAGAGATGAAGACACTGGAATGTACATGCTTCGCATTGCAGCTAACTTGTTCAGGTAAATTTCTGGTGGCTTAGTCCGCATAATCAAGTACATCTCTGAAGCTCACACGTCCATGACTGACATCCTCCCGTTGCAACGAAACACGAGTTACATTCTTCAGTAATCTGATTACTTCTCCAGTGTCATCAACGTAGTACTTTGCTTTGCTGGCCTTTTGGCCAACCGAACAAGCAAAGACCTCCGGAACTGTGGGTGATAATACAGAATTGGAGGTCATGCCATTGATGCTTTCGAACATGTCCTCGTCAGATCGATCATTACCGATGCACATCAGAAAATCTGGTGATTTCCCATTGTTGACCAAGGTGCGGATTAGCTTGTCAACAGCAAACCCCTTACTAACTCCCTGCGTGAATAATGACTTTCAGTTAGCGCGAGATGTAGCCAACATGAAAGTCAAATGACAAAATATTGAAGGATATCAAAGGGAATATACCTGTGGTTTCACTTCTACAATATAATGACCGCACTTTACAACAACAGGTTCATTTGATAGCACCCTCTCAAGATGATCCAGTAGTTCCTTTGCTTGGCAGGAACCAAAATCATGGTCTGCGTCCAGATAGTGCCATACTAGAGCACTTTCCTTTGGCTCTATGAAGGATCCATCAGTTGTCTCAGTGTATACTTGCATGACAGGTTCAGCAATGTGCTTCCATTCACGATGCGGACTTGAATAGCTTGATTCCCATGCAGCTTCCTTGTTCCATCTGAAAAAACAGAAATAGTTCATCACACATCCTGAGAACTATAGAAGTATACACAGTGGTGTATGTAACAACAATGATAACTTCAACTGGCATACCTGATAAAATAGCCATGTTCTGCAGCTATACCAAGCTTCTCACATGGAGAAAACCACTCATCAAGGGAGTTTCGTCCTCTTCCACTGACTATAAATACATTGTTCTTTGGATCGTTACATAAGGTGTTAAGAATGGAAATGAGTTCTGCACTTGGAGCTTTGTTGATTGATGACTGGGGCACAAGTGTACCATCGTAGTCAAGAAATATTGCTCTTCTGGAAGCCTTGTTATAGGAAGAAACAAAGTGCTCCGAAGACAACTTTCTGAAGCCAGGAGAAAGAGCGATAACTCTAAAGTTCAGACCAAACCCAATAGCCCAACACCTTCTGCTGTAATGATCTTTGCATGCTCTTTCCAGATCTTGAGCAAAGCTTCGTGCCCAGTAAGCAACATCATGAGTACTGACATAGCGATAGTGCTTTTCATGCCGCAGCCGTTTCTCAGATTCAGTCAAATCAGTTGCACGGTACAAGGCATCAGCCACATCATCGACACTCCAAGGATTTACTCTGAAAGCACCGCTAAGAGATGGGGAGCAACCAACAAACTCTGAAACAATAAGTGTGCTTGTGTGATGGGTGTTTTTGTCAACACCTCTGAGTTTATCTATTTCCTCATTTCCCTGTCGGCAAACAGTATACTCATATGGTACCAAGTTCATACCATCCCTAACAGCATTTACAATACAACAATCAGATGCAGCATAGAATGCAATCTTTTCATAAAATGGTATGTGATGGTCAATTAGGACAACAGGCTTGTAACCTGAAGAACCATACTTCATATTAATCCTTTCAGCCACAGAGACAGCTTCTGTAATAGCTTCCTGCACATCCTTCCCTGTGCTTCTTGCTGGATTGATAATCTGTACAAGGACAACCTTCCCTCTAAGCTTCGGATTTCTCTCTAGAAGAAGCTCCAGCCCAAGAAGTTTTAGACTTATTCCTTTGAAAATGTCCATGTCATCTACTCCTAACATCAGCATCTTGCCTTTATACCTCTGTTCAATTTCTTGAACCTTGCTCACAGTAGCAGGCAACTTCAAGACAGATTCAAGTCGACCAACAAGGACACCCACTGAGAGGATCTTCAGACTCACTGTTCGGCCAAAGTACTCTATTCCAATGTAACCACGTTTTGATTCATAATGCAAGCCTAGCAATCTGctacaacaagaaaggaagTGGCGAGCGTAGTCAAATGTTTGAAAACCAATTAGATCAGCATTAAGCAGTGACTTCAGGATTTCATCCCTTACAGGCAGAGTCCTATAGATTTCT contains:
- the LOC133898499 gene encoding probable alpha,alpha-trehalose-phosphate synthase [UDP-forming] 9, whose product is MVSKSYSNLLDMTCGDGFDFRQPFKSLPRVVTSPGIISDPDWDTRSDGDSVGSASSTERKIIVANFLPLNCTKDEAGQWSFSLDDDALLMQLKDGFSNETDVVYVGSLKVQVDPSEQDQVAQKLLREYRCIPTFLPSDLQQQFYHGFCKQQLWPLFHYMLPICLDKGELFDRNLFQAYVRANKLFADKVMEAINTDDDYVWVHDYHLMLLPTFLRKRLHRIKLGFFLHSPFPSSEIYRTLPVRDEILKSLLNADLIGFQTFDYARHFLSCCSRLLGLHYESKRGYIGIEYFGRTVSLKILSVGVLVGRLESVLKLPATVSKVQEIEQRYKGKMLMLGVDDMDIFKGISLKLLGLELLLERNPKLRGKVVLVQIINPARSTGKDVQEAITEAVSVAERINMKYGSSGYKPVVLIDHHIPFYEKIAFYAASDCCIVNAVRDGMNLVPYEYTVCRQGNEEIDKLRGVDKNTHHTSTLIVSEFVGCSPSLSGAFRVNPWSVDDVADALYRATDLTESEKRLRHEKHYRYVSTHDVAYWARSFAQDLERACKDHYSRRCWAIGFGLNFRVIALSPGFRKLSSEHFVSSYNKASRRAIFLDYDGTLVPQSSINKAPSAELISILNTLCNDPKNNVFIVSGRGRNSLDEWFSPCEKLGIAAEHGYFIRWNKEAAWESSYSSPHREWKHIAEPVMQVYTETTDGSFIEPKESALVWHYLDADHDFGSCQAKELLDHLERVLSNEPVVVKCGHYIVEVKPQGVSKGFAVDKLIRTLVNNGKSPDFLMCIGNDRSDEDMFESINGMTSNSVLSPTVPEVFACSVGQKASKAKYYVDDTGEVIRLLKNVTRVSLQREDVSHGRVSFRDVLDYAD